The following are encoded together in the Longimicrobium terrae genome:
- a CDS encoding NAD(P)-dependent oxidoreductase, translating to MATTFTQPLRVAVFGATGKIGQHVVNQLLAAGHSVTAYVRNAAKLTTVHPDLNIVEGELDQPPAITRALEGADAVISALGPALRRGAAGTPVTNGTRNIVDAMRAAGVHRYIGLATPAVADPRDRPTLQAKLFRLMPRLAFPNALVEIDGMTRAVTSSDLDWTIARIISPNDRPATGVIRSGFLGRDKVGTAMSRADIAAFLVSQLTTERYRRMAPVISN from the coding sequence ATGGCGACAACATTCACACAGCCGCTGCGGGTTGCGGTGTTCGGGGCGACCGGCAAGATCGGCCAGCACGTGGTCAACCAGCTTCTTGCCGCCGGCCACTCCGTGACCGCCTACGTCCGGAACGCCGCCAAGCTCACCACCGTCCACCCGGACCTGAACATCGTGGAAGGGGAACTCGACCAGCCGCCCGCCATCACCCGCGCGCTCGAGGGTGCCGACGCGGTGATCAGCGCGCTGGGGCCGGCGCTGCGGCGGGGAGCGGCCGGCACCCCGGTCACCAACGGCACCCGCAACATCGTCGACGCGATGAGGGCCGCCGGCGTCCACCGCTACATCGGCCTGGCCACCCCCGCCGTCGCCGACCCGCGCGATCGGCCGACCCTGCAGGCGAAGCTCTTCCGGCTGATGCCGCGGCTGGCGTTTCCCAACGCCCTCGTGGAGATCGACGGAATGACCAGGGCGGTGACCAGCTCGGACCTCGACTGGACGATCGCGCGCATCATCAGTCCGAACGACCGCCCGGCCACGGGGGTCATCCGGTCCGGGTTCCTCGGACGGGACAAGGTCGGCACGGCGATGTCCCGCGCCGACATCGCCGCCTTCCTCGTCAGCCAGCTCACAACCGAACGGTACCGCCGCATGGCGCCCGTGATCAGCAACTGA
- a CDS encoding NADP-dependent oxidoreductase, which translates to MMKAVVLPDFDSAPELRRIPVPEPVEGEVRVRVHAASINGFDVSVAAGRAKGMMEHRFPVVLGKDFAGTVESVGAGVAAFSAGDRVFGVVTKPYLGDGSLGEFVTVPVAVGIARLPDTISFETGGALGLAGTTARLAVDAAELSAGQTVLIAGATGGVGTIAVQLAAQAGARVIATAHGDEERRLVSDLGAAEVVDYREDLRAQIRAVHPEGIDTVLHFAGDPGAVLPLVRAGGRLASTLIMSADQIPSGTVTVKAIYAVPAAELLDGLADAVASASLTIPVQRAYALEEVPAALRDFARGVLGKLAITVR; encoded by the coding sequence ATGATGAAGGCCGTCGTCCTCCCCGACTTCGACTCGGCGCCGGAGCTCCGGCGGATCCCCGTGCCCGAGCCGGTCGAAGGAGAGGTGCGGGTCCGCGTGCACGCCGCCTCCATCAACGGCTTCGACGTCTCGGTCGCCGCCGGCCGGGCCAAGGGGATGATGGAGCACCGATTCCCTGTGGTCCTCGGGAAGGACTTTGCGGGAACGGTCGAATCCGTCGGGGCCGGGGTGGCCGCTTTCTCGGCGGGCGACCGCGTCTTCGGCGTGGTCACCAAGCCGTATCTCGGCGACGGCTCCCTGGGCGAGTTCGTCACCGTGCCGGTGGCGGTCGGCATCGCCCGGCTGCCCGACACGATCAGCTTCGAGACCGGCGGTGCGCTCGGCCTCGCGGGCACGACCGCCCGCCTCGCGGTGGATGCCGCCGAGTTGTCGGCGGGACAGACCGTGCTCATCGCGGGCGCCACGGGCGGCGTCGGCACCATCGCCGTGCAACTCGCGGCACAGGCCGGCGCACGCGTGATCGCGACCGCGCACGGCGACGAAGAGCGGCGCCTGGTTTCCGACCTCGGCGCGGCCGAGGTGGTCGACTACCGGGAGGACCTCAGAGCGCAGATCCGTGCGGTGCACCCCGAGGGCATCGACACGGTGCTGCACTTCGCGGGCGACCCGGGCGCGGTGCTGCCCCTCGTCCGCGCCGGCGGCCGGCTGGCCTCCACGCTGATCATGTCGGCGGACCAGATCCCGAGCGGCACGGTCACGGTGAAGGCCATCTACGCCGTCCCCGCGGCCGAGCTGCTGGACGGCTTGGCGGACGCGGTGGCGAGCGCGAGCCTCACGATCCCCGTCCAGCGCGCGTATGCGCTCGAGGAGGTTCCGGCGGCCCTGCGCGACTTCGCGCGGGGCGTGCTCGGCAAGCTCGCCATCACGGTGCGCTGA
- a CDS encoding winged helix-turn-helix transcriptional regulator: MSITSTPPVVPQRAAPQLTRAHEPLGCRAHEVLARVGDKWSVYIIHVLGEAGTLRFGELKRCVEGISQRMLTVTLRSLERDGLVSRAMYPEMPPRVEYALTPLAMTLRGIVGQLVEWSQANLPAIDGARARYDAQVPGWAPAED, translated from the coding sequence ATGAGCATCACCAGTACGCCTCCCGTGGTTCCGCAGCGCGCGGCGCCGCAACTCACACGCGCGCACGAGCCCCTTGGCTGCCGTGCCCACGAGGTCCTCGCGCGGGTGGGAGACAAGTGGTCGGTCTACATCATCCACGTTCTCGGTGAGGCGGGGACGCTGCGGTTTGGCGAGTTGAAGCGCTGCGTCGAGGGGATCAGCCAGCGGATGCTGACGGTGACGCTGCGGAGCCTGGAGCGGGATGGGCTGGTCTCGCGGGCGATGTATCCCGAAATGCCCCCACGCGTCGAGTACGCCCTCACGCCGCTCGCGATGACGCTCCGCGGCATCGTCGGCCAACTCGTCGAATGGTCGCAGGCCAACCTCCCCGCGATCGATGGGGCGCGGGCTCGCTACGACGCGCAGGTGCCGGGGTGGGCACCTGCTGAGGATTGA
- a CDS encoding DUF6640 family protein, which translates to MGSADRIGRRILYGVAVLTASGPYLMDWNRTHLLNPQWTAHARFHDAMTIALGTGLGALALRALLQAEPDVEQAALLTALFWGSQGAAYAFPGTDGAAADVPELAGRLGISPRAEMVSSAGMLAVIGVGYLLARQQRSS; encoded by the coding sequence ATGGGGAGTGCCGATCGGATAGGCCGAAGGATTCTGTACGGTGTAGCCGTTCTGACTGCCAGCGGCCCCTACCTGATGGACTGGAACCGCACGCACTTGCTGAACCCGCAGTGGACCGCCCACGCGCGATTCCATGACGCGATGACGATCGCGCTGGGCACTGGCCTCGGCGCTCTGGCACTCCGCGCCTTGTTGCAAGCGGAGCCGGACGTTGAACAGGCCGCTCTCCTCACCGCCCTTTTCTGGGGCTCGCAGGGTGCCGCATACGCCTTTCCCGGTACCGACGGGGCCGCAGCCGACGTCCCGGAGCTTGCCGGCCGTCTGGGGATCTCACCTCGCGCCGAGATGGTGTCGAGCGCGGGGATGCTGGCCGTCATCGGAGTGGGGTACCTGCTCGCACGCCAGCAACGCTCATCGTGA
- a CDS encoding DEAD/DEAH box helicase — MREADSHSIAGSRSQSVRGPAVLRPWQREAVQCWDSAGRPADYLAEATPGAGKTHFALHLARRELESRAAGSVSLICPTTHLRSQWQAAAHRAGIEVCTEIAGSYLDRAYQGAALTYQQVVAEPSRYRRSLGGGFAVLDECHHMGEGKSWADALNEAFGGASHRLSLSGTAFRSDGCRIPFVRYDENGVSIADYRYGYAEALRDCVVRPVYFVSFGGETIWYRGGRKMQAEFGQALSREDAAARLRTALDPAGGWMAHVLRRAHQRLTSIRHHGHDDAGGLVVCMDQTHARRVAELLRRLTGSTPAMALSDDPHASAVIAEYAGGRKEWIVAVRQVSEGTDIPRLRVGLWATNTTTELFFRQVVGRLVRVVPGLLEQDAYLYLPADPQLLRHARSLAEERSHSIPGPQGEENDLPRVPAAPTTEPDFRALGSTAGEGEVVAGSHVIAPAELTRAVQIAGSCGLALTDPLPFALALREAAHGGATCDLPVEAIRRGLRSFLSRRVREFCARSGSSHKEAYARLKRQTGKPVSRLNEAALCRHVQTVNGWIERHCGSASEPEQTANSA, encoded by the coding sequence ATGAGAGAAGCAGACTCGCATTCGATTGCTGGCTCACGCTCACAGTCAGTGCGCGGGCCCGCAGTGTTGCGGCCGTGGCAGCGGGAAGCGGTCCAATGCTGGGACTCAGCCGGACGCCCCGCTGACTATCTGGCCGAAGCCACACCGGGCGCCGGCAAGACCCACTTCGCGCTCCACCTTGCCCGGCGGGAGCTGGAAAGCCGCGCAGCCGGGTCGGTAAGCCTCATCTGCCCCACCACCCATCTACGGAGCCAGTGGCAGGCGGCGGCTCATCGTGCAGGAATCGAGGTGTGTACCGAGATCGCGGGATCCTATCTGGACCGCGCGTACCAGGGTGCCGCACTCACCTATCAGCAGGTGGTTGCTGAGCCGTCCCGCTACCGCCGCAGCCTCGGCGGCGGGTTTGCCGTGCTAGACGAATGCCACCACATGGGCGAGGGCAAGAGTTGGGCAGACGCCTTAAACGAGGCGTTCGGGGGAGCGAGTCACAGGCTGTCCCTGTCAGGGACAGCCTTTCGGAGCGACGGGTGCAGAATCCCGTTCGTTCGTTACGACGAGAACGGCGTCTCCATCGCGGACTACCGCTACGGGTACGCCGAGGCCCTGAGGGATTGCGTGGTCCGGCCAGTGTACTTCGTGAGCTTCGGAGGTGAGACGATCTGGTACCGGGGCGGCAGGAAGATGCAGGCGGAGTTTGGGCAAGCCCTCTCCCGCGAAGACGCGGCCGCGCGACTCCGTACGGCGCTGGATCCCGCCGGGGGGTGGATGGCGCACGTACTCCGCCGAGCACATCAACGGCTCACCAGTATCCGACACCACGGTCACGACGATGCCGGCGGGCTGGTCGTCTGCATGGACCAGACTCACGCTCGCCGGGTCGCCGAGCTCCTCCGGCGACTGACCGGGAGCACGCCGGCCATGGCTCTGTCCGACGACCCACATGCCTCAGCCGTGATCGCGGAATATGCTGGCGGACGGAAAGAGTGGATCGTGGCGGTTCGGCAGGTAAGCGAGGGAACGGACATTCCCCGGCTCCGCGTGGGCCTCTGGGCCACCAACACGACTACGGAACTCTTCTTCCGGCAGGTGGTGGGGCGCCTCGTGCGAGTCGTCCCCGGGCTACTCGAGCAGGACGCCTACCTTTATCTGCCGGCCGACCCTCAACTCCTCCGTCATGCCCGGAGCTTGGCGGAGGAGCGGTCTCATTCCATTCCGGGTCCGCAGGGCGAGGAGAACGATCTCCCGCGCGTTCCCGCGGCACCCACTACCGAGCCGGACTTTCGTGCGCTCGGTTCGACAGCGGGTGAGGGCGAAGTCGTGGCTGGAAGTCATGTGATCGCTCCCGCGGAGCTGACGCGAGCAGTCCAGATCGCGGGAAGCTGCGGCCTTGCCTTAACCGACCCCCTGCCCTTTGCTCTCGCTCTCCGCGAAGCGGCGCACGGCGGCGCAACATGTGACCTACCAGTCGAGGCGATCCGGCGTGGCCTCCGAAGCTTCCTTTCTCGACGCGTAAGAGAATTCTGCGCAAGAAGCGGCTCGTCACACAAGGAAGCGTACGCACGCCTGAAACGCCAGACCGGCAAGCCGGTCAGTCGGCTAAACGAGGCTGCGCTCTGCCGCCACGTTCAGACGGTGAACGGGTGGATCGAGCGTCATTGCGGTTCGGCGTCCGAACCCGAGCAGACAGCCAACTCAGCATAG
- a CDS encoding S8 family serine peptidase — translation MAFRAEPEFNLAAGSLADRRSDARLVSDDRASGIVLVDVPHPDLEYFRRKLEAYSEEPAEGTRRSNERGIAPVREIALATGNDRAGPRLRANRPGLEEVRWFEVACRGGERVETAETDGSRRQIVRAMARIGQTAPREFLGTERIVFFLRLRLSELRDLLAATDCIYEFDLATPDVRDWLMVNDPNFPVRELRGFRWSTPRPDAPAVVTLDTGVVSEHPMLSAAILSRDSVVPGMPSAEDEHGHGTMMAGIALFDDVGHAAERNEAAGTHWLQSVKVIQTDGAGAAREENRPFWPAITRAAVELADAYDVRARVFALATTAPLWDPAAPTWWSHAVDRLAFAGGRGRVICTSIGNVDEVNPALVQGYPHLNLEHRLEDPAHAANALTIGAYTGKSEIPPDRLYAGARCVAPEGGVAPCTRAGLIHPRGDAIKPEVVFEGGNYVEDGGMVATDLDSLGSLTTGRRFLQSPLVTHRETSLATANAARFAAQLWEANPDLRPETIRGLVVHSASWTPQMVRQLPNRDERLALCGYGVPDFRFAASCARERATVVVEDRLPSAVRNETPGEPRFRRTMKLFRLPVPDGLLLDTPEAELRVTLSYFPEPNKLARTQYRGLDLRWEMQGPTETEDEFHSRVNVLSRGGAPRPRAGGGFPWMIGKQRRSKGTVQSDRWTGPGSYLAGSKWLAVYPVLGWWERRGLRYVEMPFSLIVTVRVGAGIDVYTPIETAINVEVQVPAI, via the coding sequence GTGGCCTTTCGTGCCGAGCCCGAGTTCAATCTGGCTGCCGGGAGCCTTGCCGACCGGCGGTCGGACGCGCGCCTCGTGTCCGACGACCGCGCCTCTGGTATTGTGCTCGTAGATGTACCCCACCCTGATCTCGAGTACTTCCGCCGAAAGCTCGAAGCCTACTCCGAGGAGCCGGCTGAAGGGACGCGACGCTCGAACGAACGGGGCATCGCTCCCGTTCGGGAGATCGCGCTTGCCACGGGCAACGATCGCGCAGGCCCGCGGCTCCGGGCCAACCGGCCGGGTTTGGAGGAGGTTCGCTGGTTTGAGGTCGCTTGCCGCGGGGGTGAGCGCGTGGAGACGGCGGAGACCGACGGCTCACGCCGGCAGATCGTCCGTGCCATGGCCCGCATCGGTCAAACGGCGCCGCGGGAATTTCTCGGCACTGAACGGATCGTCTTCTTCTTGCGCCTTCGCCTCAGCGAACTCCGGGACCTTCTCGCCGCAACGGACTGCATCTACGAGTTCGACTTGGCCACGCCCGACGTGCGGGATTGGTTGATGGTGAACGATCCGAACTTCCCCGTCCGGGAGCTGCGCGGATTCCGCTGGTCCACTCCCCGGCCGGATGCCCCCGCCGTCGTCACCTTGGATACCGGCGTAGTTTCTGAACACCCGATGCTTTCGGCGGCCATTCTGTCCCGGGACAGCGTCGTCCCGGGAATGCCATCCGCCGAGGATGAGCACGGTCATGGAACCATGATGGCCGGCATCGCACTCTTCGACGATGTCGGCCATGCCGCGGAGCGAAACGAAGCGGCCGGGACGCACTGGCTGCAGAGCGTGAAAGTAATCCAGACGGACGGGGCAGGCGCTGCGCGGGAAGAAAATCGTCCGTTCTGGCCCGCGATCACCCGTGCGGCGGTGGAACTCGCGGACGCATATGACGTGCGGGCGCGCGTGTTCGCGCTCGCAACGACCGCCCCTCTCTGGGATCCGGCAGCGCCGACTTGGTGGAGCCATGCGGTCGATCGCCTCGCGTTCGCCGGTGGTCGCGGCCGGGTGATCTGCACCTCGATTGGCAATGTCGACGAGGTGAACCCCGCCTTGGTGCAAGGCTATCCGCACCTGAACCTAGAGCACCGCCTGGAGGACCCCGCGCATGCGGCGAATGCGCTGACCATTGGCGCGTACACGGGGAAGTCGGAGATTCCGCCGGACCGTCTCTATGCGGGTGCCCGCTGCGTTGCTCCGGAGGGCGGGGTCGCGCCCTGCACCCGCGCGGGACTTATCCATCCGCGGGGAGACGCGATCAAGCCCGAGGTCGTCTTCGAGGGCGGCAACTACGTCGAGGACGGCGGGATGGTTGCCACCGACCTGGATTCGTTGGGTAGCCTAACCACCGGGCGCAGGTTTCTCCAAAGCCCGCTGGTCACGCATCGGGAAACGAGTCTCGCAACGGCGAACGCGGCCCGTTTCGCTGCGCAATTGTGGGAAGCGAACCCGGACCTACGTCCGGAAACCATCCGCGGGCTAGTCGTGCACTCCGCGTCTTGGACGCCCCAAATGGTCAGGCAGCTTCCCAACCGCGACGAACGACTGGCGCTCTGCGGGTACGGGGTTCCCGATTTCCGCTTCGCCGCATCTTGCGCGCGCGAACGAGCGACGGTCGTTGTGGAAGATCGCCTGCCAAGCGCGGTTCGGAACGAGACACCTGGCGAACCCCGCTTCCGCCGGACGATGAAGCTGTTCCGGCTCCCCGTACCAGACGGGCTCTTGCTGGACACCCCCGAGGCCGAACTTCGCGTCACGCTGTCGTACTTCCCGGAGCCGAACAAGCTCGCCCGGACCCAGTACCGCGGACTGGACCTACGGTGGGAGATGCAAGGACCCACAGAGACCGAGGACGAGTTCCATAGCCGGGTCAACGTGCTCAGCCGTGGTGGCGCCCCGCGGCCGCGGGCGGGCGGGGGCTTCCCGTGGATGATCGGGAAGCAGCGCCGAAGCAAGGGTACGGTGCAGAGCGATCGGTGGACCGGACCGGGATCGTACCTCGCAGGTTCCAAGTGGTTGGCGGTCTACCCCGTCTTGGGCTGGTGGGAACGCCGCGGCCTGCGGTACGTGGAGATGCCTTTTTCCCTTATCGTCACCGTCCGCGTGGGAGCGGGCATTGACGTCTACACCCCCATCGAAACCGCCATCAACGTCGAGGTCCAGGTGCCCGCGATCTGA
- a CDS encoding AAA family ATPase, which translates to MKADILKRLLQAHAEADDPSFRKAAIQLAAAESAAGHTRVAAELREIIQRLPAVERGRSPATDIAAPRGELAGLLAGGHCEERLKDIVLPPESHARLLRVLSENRARSELQSWGVGPSRRLLFHGPPGCGKTLAASVLAGELGVPLMTVRFDGLFSRFLGATASHLKVIFDEMPRRPAVYLFDEFDAVGKSRGDGQEVGEVRRVVTSFLQLMDADRSGSVIIAATNYAELLDHAVFRRFDVLIPFALPDRDQVIRLLSLRLKAFKTSSKLLQQLAAKTEGLSFADVSRACDDAIRSMILSGRKELTKADMTDAFEVAAHRNRELRFDSLGR; encoded by the coding sequence GTGAAAGCTGACATCCTCAAACGGCTCCTGCAGGCGCACGCGGAGGCTGATGATCCCAGCTTCCGCAAAGCTGCGATCCAGCTTGCCGCAGCCGAGAGCGCGGCGGGGCACACGCGCGTTGCGGCCGAGTTGCGAGAGATCATTCAGCGACTCCCGGCCGTCGAACGCGGACGGAGTCCTGCGACGGACATTGCCGCTCCCCGTGGCGAACTTGCCGGCCTACTGGCCGGCGGCCACTGTGAGGAGCGGCTGAAGGACATCGTTCTCCCCCCCGAATCGCATGCGCGCCTTCTCCGCGTTCTCAGCGAGAACCGGGCGCGCTCGGAACTGCAGAGCTGGGGCGTCGGTCCGAGTCGCCGTCTCTTGTTCCATGGGCCGCCCGGATGCGGGAAGACGCTAGCCGCCAGTGTTCTCGCGGGGGAACTGGGCGTGCCGCTGATGACAGTGCGCTTCGACGGGCTCTTCTCCCGGTTTCTAGGCGCCACGGCAAGTCATCTGAAAGTGATTTTCGATGAAATGCCGCGTCGTCCGGCCGTCTATCTCTTCGATGAGTTTGACGCAGTTGGGAAATCCCGCGGCGACGGCCAAGAAGTTGGCGAGGTCCGGCGGGTCGTGACGTCGTTCCTCCAACTGATGGATGCGGACCGAAGCGGAAGCGTGATCATCGCGGCCACAAACTACGCAGAGCTCCTGGACCACGCCGTCTTTCGACGCTTCGACGTCCTGATCCCGTTTGCCCTTCCAGACCGGGACCAGGTCATCCGGCTGTTGTCGCTCCGCCTGAAGGCATTCAAGACGTCCTCAAAGCTGCTGCAGCAGCTGGCCGCGAAGACGGAGGGATTGAGCTTCGCCGATGTTTCCCGGGCTTGTGACGACGCGATTCGCTCGATGATTCTGAGCGGCCGCAAGGAACTGACGAAAGCGGACATGACGGACGCCTTTGAGGTCGCGGCCCACCGGAACCGGGAACTGCGTTTTGATTCACTCGGAAGATAA
- a CDS encoding M20/M25/M40 family metallo-hydrolase, translating into MRLPEMTLPSPEEDAPARDLSFERCIQFAADLIRIPSLPGEEEAAARRIVDELKMLGFDEAYMDNAGNAIGRITGTSGAPSVLLCSHMDVVDVGDPAAWEHPPYRGVVEDGFLHGRGAMDLKGPLALQLYAAARFVEDRPEGDLLCVFSVYEEKGGWGMMHFMDTSGIRPGAVILGEATGLDLCTGHRGHAELAVEIHGVAAHASTPERGRNPNDLLPHVLLAVRDLSDAQPSHPVLGAATLTPTVIEVWPRSGNVVPDRVRVTLDWRVLPGWDEAAALEQIRDAVAARVPEVEGMRVEVLPGRARFQAWTGYEEENSNFTPGFLMEDDHPLVVAAAETLREVLGRTPEIRPWKFGTDGGHSCGTHGVPTIGFAPGREALAHTNRERLDLDEARLAFDAYPALIRGMQAALVAAQGVPVRGIHPPLAATH; encoded by the coding sequence GTGCGGCTTCCGGAGATGACGCTGCCCTCCCCGGAGGAGGATGCGCCGGCGCGGGACCTGTCGTTCGAGCGGTGCATCCAGTTTGCCGCGGACCTCATCCGCATCCCCTCGCTTCCCGGCGAGGAAGAAGCGGCGGCCAGGCGCATCGTGGACGAGCTGAAGATGCTCGGCTTCGACGAGGCGTACATGGACAACGCGGGCAACGCCATCGGCCGCATCACGGGCACGAGCGGGGCGCCAAGCGTGCTTCTCTGCTCCCACATGGACGTGGTGGACGTGGGCGACCCGGCGGCGTGGGAGCATCCGCCGTACCGCGGCGTGGTGGAGGACGGCTTTCTGCACGGCCGGGGCGCCATGGACCTCAAGGGCCCGCTGGCGCTTCAGCTGTACGCGGCCGCCCGGTTCGTGGAGGACCGGCCGGAGGGCGACCTGCTCTGCGTGTTCTCCGTGTACGAGGAGAAGGGCGGATGGGGGATGATGCACTTCATGGACACCTCCGGCATCCGCCCCGGCGCCGTCATCCTGGGCGAGGCCACGGGGCTGGACCTGTGCACGGGCCACCGCGGGCACGCGGAGCTGGCCGTGGAGATCCACGGCGTCGCCGCCCACGCCAGCACGCCGGAGCGCGGCCGCAACCCCAACGACCTCCTTCCGCACGTGCTGCTGGCCGTCCGCGACCTGTCCGACGCGCAGCCGTCGCACCCGGTGCTGGGCGCGGCCACGCTGACGCCCACCGTCATCGAGGTGTGGCCGCGCAGCGGCAACGTGGTGCCGGACCGCGTGCGCGTCACGCTCGACTGGCGGGTGCTTCCGGGGTGGGACGAGGCCGCCGCGCTGGAGCAGATCCGCGACGCCGTCGCCGCCCGCGTGCCCGAGGTGGAGGGAATGCGCGTGGAGGTGCTTCCCGGCCGAGCGCGCTTTCAGGCGTGGACGGGCTACGAAGAAGAAAACAGCAACTTCACGCCCGGCTTCCTGATGGAAGACGACCACCCGCTGGTGGTTGCGGCGGCGGAGACGCTGCGCGAGGTGCTGGGGCGGACGCCGGAGATCCGCCCGTGGAAGTTCGGCACGGACGGCGGGCACAGCTGCGGGACGCACGGCGTGCCCACCATCGGGTTCGCGCCGGGACGCGAGGCGCTGGCGCACACCAACCGCGAGCGGCTGGATCTGGACGAGGCACGCCTGGCGTTCGATGCCTATCCCGCGCTCATCCGCGGGATGCAGGCGGCGCTGGTGGCCGCGCAGGGAGTTCCCGTCCGCGGCATTCACCCGCCGCTGGCCGCCACCCACTGA
- a CDS encoding pyridoxal phosphate-dependent aminotransferase produces MVHVLPSAPRLAQPELNIPAFTPRSGLFTERAGRIGTEEAFNLGARVAEVEALGERVIRCNIGQPDYPLPQHIADALKSAVDRGLTTYCAPEGIVELRRAVAESLSERHRMDIDPDRVVVYPGHRPAIGFAHLAYVEAGDEVVYPSPGYPLYESFIPYFGSVPVPAVLREQDGFGLTREVFEPLLGERTALIFLNFPSNPTGSVATRAQLEDLAELILERTGPHARVFSDESYEAINFDGHEHVSIASIPGMESRTILSSGCSKTYAWTGGRVGWAVYPTVREAQVARRLSINHFASIPPYNQWAAVEALTSPLSIPAIQEMVKGFQRRRDLVVAGLNAVPEFRCHMPKGAFYAFPNVGGALERLGALEAHARLPEEVRGNTSPATLFQLFLLHEHRVATVDRRSFSRHGSEGQHFLRISTATSEADLEEAVRRMAAAAGDEAGFQRFVASGARLTL; encoded by the coding sequence ATGGTCCACGTCCTCCCCTCCGCGCCCCGGCTGGCGCAGCCGGAGCTGAACATCCCGGCCTTTACGCCCCGGTCCGGGCTGTTCACCGAGCGCGCGGGCCGCATCGGGACGGAGGAGGCGTTCAACCTGGGCGCGCGGGTCGCGGAGGTGGAGGCGCTGGGCGAACGGGTGATCCGCTGCAACATCGGCCAGCCGGACTATCCGCTTCCCCAGCACATCGCCGACGCGCTGAAGAGCGCGGTGGACCGCGGGCTTACCACGTACTGCGCGCCCGAGGGGATCGTGGAGCTGCGCCGCGCCGTGGCGGAGTCGCTGAGCGAGCGGCACCGGATGGACATCGACCCGGACCGCGTGGTGGTGTACCCCGGGCACCGTCCCGCCATCGGCTTTGCGCACCTGGCCTACGTGGAGGCGGGGGACGAGGTCGTGTATCCCTCGCCCGGCTACCCGCTGTACGAGTCCTTCATCCCGTACTTCGGCTCCGTGCCCGTGCCGGCGGTGCTGCGCGAGCAAGACGGGTTCGGCCTGACGCGCGAGGTGTTCGAGCCGCTGCTGGGGGAGCGCACGGCGCTCATCTTTCTGAACTTTCCGTCCAACCCCACGGGGAGCGTGGCGACCCGCGCGCAGCTGGAGGACCTGGCGGAGCTGATCCTGGAGCGGACGGGCCCGCACGCGCGCGTCTTTTCCGACGAGTCGTACGAGGCCATCAACTTCGACGGGCACGAGCACGTTTCCATCGCCTCCATTCCGGGGATGGAAAGCCGCACCATCCTGTCGTCCGGGTGCAGCAAGACGTACGCGTGGACCGGCGGGCGCGTGGGGTGGGCGGTGTACCCCACGGTGCGCGAGGCGCAGGTGGCCCGGCGGCTTTCCATCAACCACTTCGCGTCCATTCCGCCGTACAACCAGTGGGCGGCGGTGGAGGCGCTGACCTCGCCGCTGAGCATTCCCGCCATCCAGGAGATGGTGAAGGGGTTTCAGCGGCGGCGCGACCTGGTGGTGGCCGGGCTGAACGCGGTTCCCGAGTTCCGCTGCCACATGCCCAAGGGGGCGTTCTACGCCTTTCCCAACGTGGGCGGGGCGCTGGAGCGGCTGGGCGCGCTGGAGGCCCACGCGCGCCTGCCGGAAGAGGTGCGGGGCAACACGAGCCCCGCCACGCTCTTTCAGCTGTTTCTGCTGCACGAGCACCGCGTGGCCACGGTGGACCGGCGCTCGTTCAGCAGGCACGGCAGTGAAGGCCAGCATTTTCTGAGGATCTCGACCGCCACCTCCGAAGCGGACCTGGAGGAGGCGGTGCGCCGCATGGCCGCGGCCGCCGGCGACGAGGCGGGATTCCAGCGGTTCGTGGCGTCGGGCGCCAGGCTCACGCTCTGA